One window of the Cryptomeria japonica chromosome 7, Sugi_1.0, whole genome shotgun sequence genome contains the following:
- the LOC131071908 gene encoding uncharacterized protein LOC131071908, producing the protein MQRQNSITKRQNSITKRQNSRKSRSSDPALEELPITSAKNCSKSCSSDPVLEELIITSGQNSSSDPGTDYLHSPSPSAQGPEANDHHVEYIRGFADLASTFNWGVVALTLGSYGMLLSTPVFWVCWSILVTEAVISYSIRPYWTWIENFPQTADQSQESKKLHRASDHCRAGVVFLKVDMSIALVTLLLYNEDITQRQTKILLFVALSIILFEGFTHILIVREETKTSMEVQSGNGTQMTSNITEEHKWNAANFLTPSVINAMIGATGAIVLGGNLGSLMPEKPYWIFTSIFVVDLLAEAIHRFDCGKRSLFDIPEDLPNKHYVAIILRLVVEGCLCYWMTKEICQDSYFPSHVDVDACNRLCRERSKQLLITMVALGGLQAAGTSIIPIYSFILGPHYLPFMLFFAIVFTSSVLGDLLWLFTTKLFSALKYLMKTNCTDG; encoded by the exons ATGCAGAGGCAAAACAGCATAACAAAGAGGCAAAACAGCATAACAAAGAGGCAAAACAGTAGAAAATCACGTTCGAGTGATCCTGCCCTTGAGGAGCTACCTATAACAAGTGCGAAAAATTGCAGTAAATCTTGTTCAAGTGATCCTGTCCTTGAGGAGCTAATTATAACGAGTGGGCAAAACAGCTCGAGTGATCCTGGAACAG ATTATTTGCATTCACCTTCTCCCTCAGCTCAGGGTCCAGAGGCAAATGATCATCATGTCGAATACATCCGGGGATTTGCTGATTTGGCTTCTACATTTAACTGGGGTGTCGTGGCGCTTACACTTGGAAGTTATGGAATGTTGCTATCTACCCCTGTATTTTGGGTGTGCTGGAGTATCCTTGTCACAGAGGCTGTCATTTCTTACTCCATACGACCTTACTGGACCTGGATTGAAAATTTTCCCCAGACAGCAGATCAATCACAGGAGAGTAAAAAGCTTCATCGAGCTTCTGATCATTGCAGAGCAGGAGTCGTCTTTCTCAAGGTAGACATGAGCATTGCCCTCGTTACCCTGCTTTTATATAACGAGGACATCACACAGAGGCAAACCAAAATACTCTTGTTTGTTGCGCTCTCCATTATTTTATTCGAAGGATTCACGCACATTTTAATAGTAAGAGAAGAAACGAAGACTTCAATGGAGGTCCAATCGGGAAATGGTACGCAGATGACAAGCAATATTACAGAGGAGCATAAGTGGAATGCCGCAAATTTCTTAACTCCGTCTGTGATAAATGCAATGATTGGTGCGACAGGGGCAATTGTCCTGGGAGGAAACTTGGGCAGTCTAATGCCTGAGAAACCCTACTGGATTTTCACTTCTATATTTGTTGTAGATCTCCTGGCAGAGGCCATCCATAGATTTGATTGTGGAAAGCGCTCTCTGTTTGATATCCCAGAGGATTTGCCAAATAAACACTATGTCGCTATCATATTGCGGCTTGTGGTTGAAGGGTGTTTGTGTTACTGGATGACGAAAGAGATCTGTCAAGATTCATATTTCCCTTCACATGTGGATGTTGATGCCTGTAACAGGCTGTGCCGAGAGAGAAGCAAGCAACTGCTGATCACGATGGTAGCTCTGGGAGGTCTCCAAGCGGCAGGGACTTCCATCATTCCCATATATTCTTTTATTCTTGGTCCCCATTATCTCCCATTCATGCTTTTCTTTGCTATTGTTTTCACTTCTTCGGTTCTGGGAGATCTGCTCTGGCTTTTTACAACTAAATTGTTTAGCGCCTTGAAATATCTGATGAAGACGAATTGTACGGACGGGTGA